DNA sequence from the Bufo bufo chromosome 3, aBufBuf1.1, whole genome shotgun sequence genome:
gtgagctccccccaatggtggctgtataatctgtatgtagtgagctccccctagtggtgactgtataatctgtatgtagtgagctccccctagtggtggctgtatattctgtatgtagtgagctccctctagtggtggctgtataatctgtatgtagtgagctccctctagtggtggctgtataatctgtatgcagtgatctccctctagttgtggctgtatactctgtatgtagtgagctccctctagtggtggctgtataatctgtatgtagtgagctccctctagtggtggctgtgtaatatgtatgtagtgagctccctctagtggtggctgtataatctgtatgtagtgagcgccctctagtggtgactgtatgtagtgagatctctctagtggaggctgtataatctgtatgtagtgagctccctctagtggtggctgtataatctgtatgtagtgagctccctctagtggtggctgtataatctgtatgtaatgagctccctctagtggtggctgtataatctgtatgtagtcagctccctctagtggcggctgtataatctgtatgtagtgagctccccctagtggtcccTGGTTTATATTCTTGTTCTCTTTTATACACATTCGATATCTCGGAGGGTCGCTTATCTAATATGGGGACCTTTCTCTCCGGAAGCTTATTTCAGGGGAATGATTGAGAACGATTGGGCTGCTGCATTTTAACAGGCCCACTCCTTGTTCTCTTGAAGGTTACCAGCCTTTTAATGTGTCTGGCAGCAGTTTTCTCGGTCaaaccaagcatgcatgtgtacggAGGGATCGGGAGCGGTAGATGTTGGCGGGCCGGCTATAGAATGTTAGTGGGCGGGGGAGGGGCAGACGTATCTGTAGACTGCATGGTGATAGTGGCGCCCATTGGGATTTTACTCGCCTGATGTCTACGCGGGGGAGGGCCAGCTATTCTCATCACTAATTATCTTCACTCCCCTCAAGGCCCAAGCACACCCTGAACGGTCGGGGCCTGGCCGGCCACGGGACGCCCCTCTGCCGAGTTGACATGGTGGTCGTGCGCTCCAGCAGCTCATGGTTAAGAAGAAGAAAAGAGTTCAGCGGGACGCTGTGCCTGGCGGAGCTGCCCATGGGCGGCAGGTAGGTGTCTGGTGTCTCCTTCTGTGGGTTATATCTGCTccagggaaagctgagtgacccccaCTAATAACGGAGTTCTTCCTTACATCATCTGGAGCAACCttatgagttaaaggggttgtccgggttcagccccccctgacttgagctttGGAGCTCTTCTTTTgtccctgcgctgaatcgcgcatgccaaaggcattttgtggagttttgGTGACGAACCGCGCTCTCCTTCgggctgccaggtggaggcttctgcccagcagtgagcccggtgacgtcaccgacactgatgggcgggcattagcgctgccctagcctgtaaaagagccggtgatgtcatcgaccacactgctgggcagaagcctccacccagcagtgtgttatggtaaattaaagagcccttgccctgcgcgatcctgcACAGGCGAAATGAGAGCGTCTGAGCATGAACTGTCAGAGGGGCGGCCTGGGGGAAAGTATTGGTATGTCCCGGTTCAGCTCCGAACCCCAACGACCCCTTTACAGGGGCGGCCCGCTGGGCAGAACCCTGGGGGAGGGAACCAGGAGGAGAACCCAATGGTGTGTCGCAAACTTTTGTGTCAATTCTTCATCatattcaagatctctgcttgctgtcagtgaataaaaGCATTCTTGTTTACATCCAGAGGCTACAAATCCATTCTGACTTcccacttctcacagctgaggttttgttacaaaggtatccagtctagacaggcAGACCCATCCGCTGCGCAAACCGCTCTcctgtttgttacagtgtatcagtctggagtgccAGAGGATTGTGTAGGCTGGATGCAACTGCAACAaactctcagctgtgagaagtcccAAGAAGCTCTCTTTCACTGTCAACAAGCAGAGGTCTTTACAACGGTGAGAGGAGTATGAGAGCGCTGAGACCCGGTCTTTTATAACGTTATATCGCTCTCTCTGCAGGCAGATGGTTTGTTTGCCGACGTTCGCGGACGGAGGACGTCAGACCCTGAATTTAGCTGAGAGCAGAAGCCGCCTCTGCCAGTGACCGACCACCCCCTGACCACCTACCTGCTGTACATAGACCAGGAGACACCGGCGAGGAGGTGACGTCTGTACAGGGCCGGTCATCGTGTCACCAGTGAGGACAGATTTCTAGCTGTCAGTGAGTGGAAACATTATTTCCTTGCCACTTGCCttgtacttctcacagctgaggtttGTTACAATAGAATCTGGTCTGGAGAATCCTTTCCAGATTGATCCATTTTCCTTCCACTGATACTCACAGCAAGCTGAATGCATAACAGACTTGGTGTTTCAGACCTGCTTGCTGTCTGTGAATGAAAATATTCGTATCTTCATCCAGAGACTGAGAACAGGTCTCGACCTCAtacatctcacagctgagggtttgttacaatgtactcTGTCTGGACCACGCTACGTCAGCAGCACAGATCTCACTCCTctcctgatagtttgttacaatgtatcaggctGGAGTCCAGGCTTTTCTTCCCTAGTCTGGATACAATtgcaacaaaccctcagctgcgaGACGTATTAGGCATGGATTGTGTTCCTATTCTCTCtcagcaagcagaggtcttgaaaatgTTGAGGAAAGGAAACACAAACTGACAAAGTTCCACTTTTTACCAAATGCTTTGTGTcattttaataaagtttattcGTATTGTAAACGTGTCTCTATTGTAATCCACGGATTTGGGGGGCGCCACTCGCCGACAAGGGGCCATTGTGGGTGATCGGCCGGGGCGCCGTAATTTGGGTTGTGCCCTTTGTGTTGTCACTTGCAGTGCTGATAGAAATGCAGAGGAGGAGGCGCAGGAGGGTTCGTTACAATGTGTCACCCAGCAGCCTGCCGAGCGCTCTCCAGTATAACGGCGCAGGTCGCATTCTCTCTTTAGCGCCAATTCTTTTGCTCGCTGCATCCTACATAGTGAATGATGAGACTCCGTGTATCCATGGATGAACCGCGCGTCGTCTCCGCCCTGCGGGGGGCATCGTACATGCGGTGAGGGCGGAGCCACTGTCCATCTGTCTGTCATCCATTGTCGGCGAATTCACACTGGTGGTCTGTGCTCAGAGCGGGGGAGGGGTTCGGGCCGTTCATTGTTCCCTAAAGTTCTGGCGTTTGAGTTGGGGCCAGAGGAGCCCGTCCTCGAGACAGGAGGCGGGGGTGGCCCTGGTGCAGCACACTGGAGGCTGGAAGCAGAGAAGAGAGGTTATGGACATCATCGCAGGAGTCGGGGGAGCAGGGACTACTACAACCATCATCATGCAGGGTTCAGAGATGAGCCATCGAGAGCAGTAtccagctgttgggaaactacaagtctcagcaacacatgctaggagttgtagttaccCAAAAGGTTGCAGACCACTAATCTAGAACATGAttgtctgtggaggtcactgttatgggggcactgtggaggtcactgttatgggggatctgtggatgacactgttatgggggggatctgtggatgacactgttatgggggcgctgtggatgtcactgttatgggggcgctgtggaggtcactgttatgggggcgctgtggaggtcactgttatgggggcgctgtggaggtcactgttataggggcactgtggatgtcactgttatgggggcgctgtggatgtcactgttatgggggcactgtggatgtcactgttatgggggcgctgtggatgtcactgttatgggggggatctgtggatgacactgttatgggggcactgtggaggtcactgttatgggggcgctgtggatgtcactgttatgggggggatctgtggatgacactgttatgggggcactgtggaggtcactgttatgggggcgctgtggatgtcactgttatgggggggatctgtggatgacactgttatgggggcactgtggaggtcactgttatgggggcactgtggaggtcactgttatgggggcactgtggatgtcactgttatgggggcgctgtggaggtcactgttatgggggcactgtggatgtcactgttatgggggcgctgtggaggtcactgttatgggggcgctgtggaggtcactgttatgggggcactgtggaggtcactgttatgggggcgctgtggatgtcactgttatgggggcgctgtggatgtcactgttatgggggcgctgtggatgtcactgttatgggggcgctgtggatgtcactgttatgggggcactgtggatgtcactgttatgggggcgctgtggatgtcactgttatgggggcgctgtggaggtcactgttatgagggcactgtggaggtcactgttatgggggcactgtggaggtcactgttatgggggcactgtggaggtcactgttatgggggcactgtggaggtcactgttatgggggcgctgtggatgtcactgttatgggggcgctgtggaggtcactgttatgggggcgctgtggaggtcactgttatggggggcactgtggaggtcactgttatgggggcgctgtggaggtcactgttatgggggcactgttgatATATTTGTACATTTACTGATGTCCAGTATGACATGCACGGTCACCGCAGAGGTCACACCCTCCATGCTGGTGGGCAGGTTAGATGATACAACATGCAGACCCTCTGGTATATACATCTGTACTGCATAGTAACACCTCCACCTCTCTCCTACTGCTCGGCTCATGCATGTGTCAGTCTATACTGTGGTTTTGGCATTCTATTCATAGACAGTGCTGGCTGGCTATGCATGGCACTGAGGAGACAGAGGGTCACACTCACCAGCTGCGGCATGCCAGGGATGTTCACTAGTACGGGGTGAAACTCTAACCTCTTCTGGAGGAAAACAGAGGATCGGGGCCCCTCATGGGCAGCTGCACCCGAGGACCACCCCGGCTACATTAGTCCCCTGTAACTCGGCAGATACGCCTTCCATTCCCAGCTGAGGGCACAGGCGGGTTAGACAGaagcacacagacacacacaccccCCGTGGAGGGGCAGGCAGGATGGTACTTACAGGGTGTGCCCATACCAGCCGCCTCGCCCCCTCTCACTTCATATACTCCCCCTCGCTCACATAATCCATAAAGGAACCCGGCAGCTCCGCAAAGTCCTCTAGAATGAGGCTACTGGAGTCCTCACCCAGATTTCCACTCTCAGGGCGAGAGCCCCTGACGCCCACTGGCTGGTGAGGAGGGGCAGCTGGTGCCTTATGTAGGGTGGCAGCAGCCTGCGGGTGGTCAGTGACCAGTCCTATGTCCCCCACAGGTTCTGACGACGGCCCCAGAACGTGGTAGAGGCTGGGCAGGCGGATGTCGAATCGGAGGCCAAACTTGGCAAAGAGCTTGTCGTTGAGCGCATAGAGTTTCTGAGAGATGTCGAAGCCGAGGAGCGCGGAGAAGAGGCGGGCGATGTACTTCTCCCGCGCCAGGAGCAGGTGCAGCTTCTTCCGCGGCCAGCTGATGTAGGTGCTGTCCGTCTCTGCTGTCAGCGTCACCTGGGGGAAGACAAAGCTGAGGCTTATACTACAGCCCCTATCATCTGCAGGATTTATTATCAAACCCCATTAAAGCTCCGCAGGGGTGGGGCCAAAATCCAGACCAATCACTGCCCTCTAGTGGCCACAGTGTGATAACAGCCAGTTATATACATGTTTCATTCAACACACGATGGACAGAGGCCTCTCAATGAAGACCACCTGCCCCTGTACCATGCTGGGGGGGTAGTCAGAGCcctgccccctgctgatgacatcactgaatgTTCTCCCCCTCACCTGGAATGTTCCTTCCTCTGAGGGCCGTATTGATTCCCACTCTGGAGAGTCCAGGAACTGGTACGGGAAGATGTAGTGTAAGAACTGGCCGTCCAGGCTCACCTTCACCCTACGACAGAGTACAGCAAGTAATTcaggaggacagagcgatgttctgcagatctataGAGAGGTCAGAggcgtaataatctgcaggatatatcactatgtatatgtcaggaggtagagaggacagagcgatgttctgcagatctctaga
Encoded proteins:
- the POPDC2 gene encoding popeye domain-containing protein 2 isoform X1 encodes the protein MAASGTTIDHLFFVPQCVGWRSYMEGSMFHMASLILLLAFMGGSGVLGCIYVFVLFSAGFFCMLLWSWLWACGVDMVVWNALLTTASLVQIAHLIYRLRRESYGVDYDTLYQTVYKPLQVPLPIFKEIAHGSGMEVHSLSADQSYALEGKTPIDRLSLLISGRVKVSLDGQFLHYIFPYQFLDSPEWESIRPSEEGTFQVTLTAETDSTYISWPRKKLHLLLAREKYIARLFSALLGFDISQKLYALNDKLFAKFGLRFDIRLPSLYHVLGPSSEPVGDIGLVTDHPQAAATLHKAPAAPPHQPVGVRGSRPESGNLGEDSSSLILEDFAELPGSFMDYVSEGEYMK
- the POPDC2 gene encoding popeye domain-containing protein 2 isoform X2 → MAASGTTIDHLFFVPQCVGWRSYMEGSMFHMASLILLLAFMGGSGVLGCIYVFVLFSAGFFCMLLWSWLWACGVDMVVWNALLTTASLVQIAHLIYRLRRESYGVDYDTLYQTVYKPLQVPLPIFKEIAHGSGMEVHSLSADQSYALEGKTPIDRLSLLISGRVKVSLDGQFLHYIFPYQFLDSPEWESIRPSEEGTFQVTLTAETDSTYISWPRKKLHLLLAREKYIARLFSALLGFDISQKLYALNDKLFAKFGLRFDIRLPSLYHVLGPSSEPVGDIGLVTDHPQAAATLHKAPAAPPHQPVGVRGSRPESGNLASSVLHQGHPRLLSRGRAPLAPTQTPEL